From Novipirellula galeiformis, the proteins below share one genomic window:
- a CDS encoding methyltransferase domain-containing protein, whose product MSKMLDTEHAVTSRYSAAANAVEPALCCPVNYDARYLQVIPNEVIDRDYGCGDPSQYVREGETVLDLGSGGGKICFIASQVVGASGRVIGVDMNDEMLALARGSQPVVAAAIGYDNITFCKGRIQDMAVDRDAIDRHLQSNPVTNESSFRALESFIAEQRRVNPMVHDESVDVVVSNCVLNLVDSAEKPKLFAEIYRVLKNGGRAVISDIVSDQPVPEHLQRDAELWSGCISGALQNEAFVNAFVQAGFDGVEVVVRQEKPWQVVEGIEFRSATVIAYKGQPEDASGAVCDDQVMYRGPFATIHDDQGVEYRRGEMTAVYPNTFAKLSREPYVDHFICVPATKQQDAPGLPIAEPARTFPLQSSADRLPGGSDACCDSGDCC is encoded by the coding sequence ATGTCCAAGATGCTTGATACCGAACATGCCGTGACGTCACGTTACTCGGCAGCAGCCAATGCGGTGGAGCCGGCCCTGTGCTGTCCCGTTAATTATGACGCGCGCTATTTGCAGGTCATTCCTAACGAAGTCATCGATCGTGACTATGGTTGTGGCGATCCGTCACAGTACGTTCGCGAGGGCGAGACGGTGTTGGACCTTGGCAGCGGTGGCGGCAAGATTTGCTTCATCGCCTCACAGGTGGTTGGTGCCTCGGGGCGTGTCATCGGTGTCGATATGAATGACGAAATGTTGGCGCTCGCCCGCGGCAGCCAACCGGTCGTCGCCGCCGCGATTGGCTACGACAACATCACCTTTTGTAAAGGTCGCATTCAAGACATGGCGGTCGATCGCGATGCCATCGATCGCCATTTGCAATCGAACCCGGTCACGAACGAGTCCTCGTTTCGCGCCCTGGAATCGTTCATCGCGGAGCAACGTCGTGTCAACCCGATGGTTCACGACGAGTCGGTCGACGTGGTGGTTAGCAATTGCGTGTTGAATTTGGTCGATTCAGCGGAAAAGCCGAAGTTGTTTGCGGAGATCTATCGGGTGCTGAAAAACGGCGGACGCGCGGTCATTAGCGACATCGTGTCCGATCAACCGGTCCCCGAGCACCTGCAACGAGATGCCGAGTTGTGGAGTGGTTGTATTTCGGGGGCGCTACAAAACGAAGCGTTCGTCAACGCCTTTGTGCAAGCCGGCTTTGATGGAGTCGAAGTGGTTGTGCGGCAAGAAAAACCGTGGCAAGTCGTCGAAGGTATTGAGTTTCGATCGGCGACCGTGATCGCATACAAGGGACAACCTGAGGATGCGTCCGGTGCGGTTTGCGATGACCAAGTGATGTATCGCGGACCCTTCGCCACGATTCATGACGATCAAGGAGTCGAATATCGACGTGGTGAGATGACCGCAGTCTATCCAAACACGTTCGCCAAGTTGTCACGCGAGCCGTACGTAGACCACTTCATTTGTGTTCCTGCGACAAAGCAACAGGATGCCCCCGGCTTGCCGATCGCCGAACCGGCGCGAACGTTTCCATTGCAAAGCTCGGCGGATCGTTTGCCTGGTGGATCGGATGCCTGCTGTGACTCGGGCGATTGTTGTTAG
- a CDS encoding division plane positioning ATPase MipZ, whose amino-acid sequence MTANNQVFVKAFARRNRSVATVRPHQQQNASTETPPRSSATWWVDASDDQKVRADQKTQPIVPRPHLESDIRVTNRRDEIAAEPEEAMESPSFPRAELLTSVEHTITSIPSDLYAGTTDVIGSGFSEASYAALDSLAPQSTAQAAPQRHSVIAQEPAPTAPATPAPATPAPAPMAAAPATKPKSHEASIIELQRILSSKTAAARSTPELKTESDAATHHIHPAHPTLAPAAPTTLAPPAADPIVAADPIVAAEPDVASEPVVAATTQLKAAWEVDQFDVPSNVAKLFFEGELFQLVAEQMLSAVQTGLDSVLVTSVHPEEGRSTVATGVAMAAAAAGIRVALVDVDLVAPTLVDDLCLDVEHGWLDAIRGSLSLGEIAVHAVEDNVTLFPLFPSEPNAQATEAEIGKLIHTLKQHFDLVIVDGPLGNTPVALSIASRMASAMIVRDVENTSNEEINALSHHLLESGIQGIGIVDNFAGDKA is encoded by the coding sequence ATGACCGCTAACAATCAAGTCTTTGTCAAAGCATTTGCAAGACGAAACCGAAGCGTGGCTACGGTTCGTCCTCACCAGCAGCAAAACGCGTCTACCGAAACCCCACCGCGATCCTCTGCGACGTGGTGGGTCGATGCATCCGATGATCAAAAAGTCCGAGCCGACCAGAAAACGCAACCGATCGTGCCACGACCGCATCTCGAAAGCGACATTCGCGTCACGAATCGGCGAGATGAGATTGCCGCAGAGCCAGAGGAGGCCATGGAATCGCCCTCCTTCCCTCGCGCCGAATTATTGACTTCGGTCGAGCACACCATCACGTCCATTCCAAGCGATTTGTACGCGGGCACGACCGACGTGATCGGCAGCGGATTCAGCGAGGCCAGCTACGCGGCGCTCGATTCGCTGGCTCCCCAGTCCACGGCCCAGGCGGCTCCGCAGCGGCACAGCGTGATCGCCCAAGAACCAGCCCCCACCGCACCGGCAACTCCAGCACCGGCAACTCCAGCACCGGCACCAATGGCTGCAGCCCCGGCGACGAAGCCCAAGTCGCACGAAGCATCAATTATCGAATTGCAGCGGATTTTATCGAGCAAAACCGCTGCGGCTCGCTCGACCCCGGAACTTAAAACCGAGAGCGACGCGGCCACCCACCACATTCACCCGGCTCACCCGACTCTCGCTCCCGCCGCTCCTACGACGCTTGCGCCCCCTGCGGCCGACCCCATTGTGGCGGCCGACCCCATCGTGGCGGCCGAACCGGACGTGGCAAGTGAGCCAGTCGTGGCCGCGACCACGCAGCTAAAAGCGGCTTGGGAGGTCGACCAATTTGATGTGCCTAGCAATGTCGCGAAGCTATTCTTTGAAGGCGAACTGTTCCAATTGGTTGCCGAACAGATGCTCAGCGCCGTCCAAACCGGACTCGACAGTGTGCTCGTCACGAGCGTGCATCCCGAAGAGGGACGCAGCACCGTTGCGACTGGGGTTGCGATGGCCGCCGCCGCCGCGGGCATTCGTGTCGCCTTGGTTGATGTGGACTTGGTCGCCCCGACGCTCGTCGATGATCTCTGCTTGGATGTCGAACATGGATGGCTCGACGCGATTCGCGGCAGTTTGTCGCTCGGCGAGATCGCCGTTCACGCGGTCGAAGACAACGTCACCTTGTTTCCGTTGTTCCCGAGCGAGCCTAATGCACAAGCCACCGAAGCGGAGATCGGTAAGCTGATCCACACGCTGAAACAACACTTCGACCTGGTCATCGTCGACGGCCCCCTCGGAAACACACCGGTCGCCCTGTCCATCGCAAGCCGCATGGCGAGCGCGATGATCGTCCGCGATGTTGAAAACACCAGCAACGAAGAAATCAACGCGTTGTCTCACCATCTGCTCGAATCCGGAATTCAAGGCATCGGCATCGTCGACAACTTTGCGGGTGACAAGGCGTAG
- the metH gene encoding methionine synthase, which translates to MLHSETTPSVISELLRERILLLDGAMGTMIQRLGLDEAGVRGERFADHASNKDLKNFSDILCLTHPEKITAIHAAYYEAGSDIVETNSFGASPVGMVEFGLPLELVDEINHAAVACARKAADEWTERTPDKPRFVAGSIGPTTKQLAISTEDDPAHRGSTYEELVDSYRAQVESLVNAGVDILLPETAIDTLNLKACLFAIQDFFNAGGRRVPVMASGTFGDGGRTFVSAQSVEAFWTAINHFPLLSVGMNCALGPDVMRPHIEELSRVAEVPISCHPNAGLPNEMGEFDLGPKKMAEKVGEYADNGWLNILGGCCGTTPDHIRAMAERIKGVKPKQMTHGPVYTRLSGQLPMVMRPEVPFTMIGERTNVAGSKKFARLIREEKYEEAVEVAREQVENGATIIDVNFDDGMLDGVAAMERFLRLIAGDNVVAAVPVMIDSSKWEVLETGLRNVQGKAIVNSISLKDGEEEFLRRARLVRQYGAAAVVMAFDEEGQAADEDNKVRICKRAYDLLVNKLNFPPEDIIFDPNILTVATGMEEHNNYAVDFINAVARIKKECPGAKTSGGVSNISFSFRGNDPVREAIHSAFLFHAIKAGLDMGIVNAGQLEVYEEVPKALLEHVEDVLLNRRPDATDRMLEFAETVKGGGKKKSGEDLAWRNESIAERMKHALIKGIDKYIVEDTEAARQHFDKCLQVIEGPLMDGMKVVGDLFGAGKMFLPQVVKSARVMKKAVAYLEPFMDEEKRLAGTENDAARGKFLIATVKGDVHDIGKNIVGVVLQCNNYEVIDLGVMVSAEKILEEAVKQNVDMIGLSGLITPSLDEMAHVAREMKRAKMTMPLLVGGATTSAKHTAVKICPAYDGPVIHVLDASRSVNVVERLLSKEHRDEFLANNAETQKKLVASFRDRQQKLVPYAEALEKRFTVDWATTRIDKPSFTGLQVLKDFPLAEIRPYIDWSPFFMTWELKGKYPKIFDDKVVGAEAKKIYDDANALIDRVIAEGSLKANAVYGFWPAASTGEDVILYTDESRTTELTRLHFLRQQWERKGQSDYRSLADYIAPIESGRQDYIGGFAVTSGIGAEELATKFREELDDYNAIMVQAVADRFAEAFAELLHERARQDWGFGNTEGLSKEDMIDEKYRGIRPAAGYPACPDHTEKRTLFDLLDAEKNAGVELTTSYAMFPGAAVSGLYFGHPEARYFTVERMTKDQIESYAKRKGQPLSEIERWLSPNLAYEPE; encoded by the coding sequence ATGCTTCACTCCGAAACCACTCCCAGCGTTATTTCCGAGCTTTTACGCGAGCGAATCCTGCTGCTCGATGGCGCCATGGGGACCATGATCCAACGATTGGGGTTGGATGAAGCTGGGGTTCGCGGCGAACGATTTGCTGACCATGCTAGCAATAAAGATCTGAAAAACTTTTCGGACATTCTTTGTCTCACTCATCCCGAGAAGATTACGGCGATCCACGCGGCCTACTATGAAGCGGGCAGCGACATTGTCGAAACCAACTCGTTTGGGGCTTCTCCGGTGGGGATGGTCGAGTTTGGCTTGCCACTCGAATTGGTCGACGAGATCAATCATGCCGCCGTTGCCTGTGCTCGCAAAGCGGCGGACGAGTGGACCGAACGCACTCCCGACAAGCCTCGTTTCGTCGCCGGGTCGATCGGCCCGACCACCAAGCAACTTGCGATTAGCACCGAAGACGATCCGGCACATCGTGGTTCCACGTACGAGGAGCTTGTCGACAGCTACCGGGCTCAGGTCGAGTCGCTCGTCAACGCGGGGGTCGATATCCTGTTGCCCGAAACGGCGATCGATACGCTCAATCTCAAGGCGTGTTTGTTCGCGATTCAAGATTTCTTCAACGCGGGGGGACGCCGGGTGCCGGTGATGGCGAGCGGCACGTTCGGGGATGGGGGACGTACGTTTGTCAGCGCCCAAAGCGTGGAAGCGTTCTGGACGGCGATCAATCACTTTCCGTTATTGTCCGTGGGCATGAACTGTGCCCTCGGCCCCGACGTGATGCGTCCCCACATCGAGGAGCTTTCGCGAGTGGCCGAGGTGCCGATTTCGTGTCATCCCAACGCGGGGTTGCCCAACGAGATGGGCGAATTCGATCTCGGTCCCAAGAAGATGGCTGAGAAAGTCGGCGAGTACGCGGACAATGGTTGGCTCAATATTCTTGGAGGCTGTTGCGGTACGACGCCCGATCACATTCGTGCGATGGCCGAGCGGATCAAAGGGGTCAAGCCGAAGCAAATGACGCACGGCCCGGTTTACACTCGGCTCTCGGGCCAACTTCCGATGGTGATGCGTCCGGAGGTCCCGTTCACGATGATCGGCGAGCGGACCAATGTCGCGGGCAGCAAAAAGTTTGCGCGTTTGATCCGCGAAGAGAAGTACGAAGAAGCGGTCGAGGTGGCTCGTGAGCAAGTCGAAAACGGGGCAACGATCATCGATGTCAACTTTGACGATGGGATGCTCGACGGCGTTGCTGCGATGGAGCGATTTCTGAGATTGATCGCAGGGGATAATGTCGTTGCAGCCGTCCCGGTGATGATCGACAGCAGTAAATGGGAAGTGCTTGAGACAGGCCTTCGCAACGTTCAAGGCAAAGCGATCGTCAATTCGATCTCGCTCAAAGACGGCGAGGAAGAGTTCCTGCGTCGCGCCCGACTGGTGCGCCAATACGGGGCCGCAGCGGTCGTAATGGCGTTTGACGAAGAAGGTCAAGCGGCCGATGAAGACAACAAAGTGCGGATTTGTAAACGCGCTTATGACTTGCTTGTTAACAAGCTCAATTTCCCTCCCGAAGACATCATTTTTGATCCGAATATCTTGACCGTCGCCACCGGGATGGAAGAGCACAACAACTATGCGGTCGACTTTATCAACGCGGTGGCGCGGATCAAGAAAGAGTGCCCCGGTGCGAAGACTAGCGGTGGGGTGAGTAACATCAGCTTCAGCTTCCGTGGTAATGATCCGGTCCGCGAAGCGATCCACAGTGCGTTCCTGTTTCACGCCATCAAGGCCGGCTTGGACATGGGGATCGTTAACGCCGGGCAATTAGAGGTTTATGAAGAGGTGCCCAAGGCACTGTTGGAGCATGTCGAAGACGTGCTGCTGAATCGTCGTCCCGACGCCACCGACCGCATGCTCGAATTTGCCGAAACGGTTAAAGGTGGCGGCAAAAAGAAATCGGGCGAAGATCTTGCTTGGCGAAACGAATCGATCGCCGAGCGGATGAAGCACGCGCTGATCAAAGGCATCGACAAGTACATTGTCGAAGACACCGAAGCGGCTCGTCAGCACTTTGATAAATGCCTGCAAGTGATCGAAGGTCCGTTGATGGACGGTATGAAGGTCGTGGGCGATTTGTTTGGGGCGGGCAAAATGTTTTTGCCGCAAGTCGTCAAAAGTGCGCGAGTGATGAAAAAAGCGGTGGCCTATTTAGAACCGTTCATGGACGAAGAAAAGCGTCTTGCGGGGACTGAGAACGACGCCGCGCGAGGCAAGTTCTTGATCGCCACGGTCAAAGGAGACGTGCACGATATCGGCAAAAACATCGTCGGCGTGGTGTTGCAATGCAATAACTACGAGGTCATCGATCTCGGCGTGATGGTGTCGGCCGAGAAGATCCTTGAAGAGGCCGTCAAGCAAAACGTTGACATGATCGGATTGAGCGGTTTGATCACTCCGAGCCTTGATGAAATGGCACACGTCGCACGCGAAATGAAGCGTGCCAAGATGACGATGCCCTTGTTGGTCGGCGGTGCGACGACTAGCGCGAAACATACCGCGGTGAAGATTTGTCCGGCCTATGACGGTCCGGTGATCCATGTGCTCGATGCAAGCCGCAGTGTGAATGTGGTCGAACGCTTGCTCAGTAAAGAGCATCGCGATGAATTCCTCGCCAACAATGCCGAGACGCAAAAGAAGTTGGTTGCGAGTTTTCGTGATCGTCAGCAAAAGCTTGTGCCGTATGCCGAAGCACTCGAAAAACGATTCACGGTCGATTGGGCGACGACGCGAATTGACAAACCGTCGTTCACCGGGTTGCAAGTGTTAAAGGATTTTCCACTCGCGGAGATTCGGCCTTACATCGATTGGTCGCCGTTCTTCATGACCTGGGAACTGAAAGGCAAGTACCCCAAGATTTTTGACGATAAAGTGGTGGGAGCGGAAGCCAAAAAGATTTACGACGACGCCAACGCATTGATCGATCGAGTGATTGCCGAGGGGTCACTCAAAGCCAACGCGGTGTATGGTTTTTGGCCTGCGGCTAGCACCGGCGAAGATGTGATTCTCTATACCGACGAATCTCGCACGACCGAGCTGACACGGTTGCATTTCTTGCGTCAGCAATGGGAGCGTAAAGGGCAATCGGATTATCGTTCGCTTGCCGATTACATCGCTCCGATCGAAAGCGGCCGCCAGGATTACATCGGGGGCTTTGCCGTGACCAGCGGGATTGGTGCGGAAGAGTTGGCGACAAAATTTCGCGAGGAACTGGATGATTACAACGCGATCATGGTGCAAGCGGTTGCCGATCGTTTTGCCGAAGCATTTGCCGAGTTGTTGCACGAGCGAGCTCGCCAAGATTGGGGCTTTGGTAATACCGAGGGGTTGTCCAAAGAGGACATGATCGACGAAAAGTATCGTGGGATTCGCCCGGCTGCGGGCTACCCAGCGTGTCCGGATCACACCGAAAAGCGAACGCTGTTCGATTTGCTGGACGCTGAGAAAAACGCGGGGGTGGAGCTGACGACGAGCTACGCGATGTTCCCCGGCGCGGCGGTCAGCGGATTGTACTTTGGGCACCCCGAGGCGCGTTACTTTACCGTCGAGCGGATGACGAAGGATCAAATCGAATCGTATGCCAAGCGAAAGGGGCAACCGCTCTCGGAAATCGAGCGTTGGCTTAGCCCGAACTTGGCTTACGAACCTGAGTAA
- a CDS encoding nitroreductase family protein has product MLSVSQVIRDRRTIKPTQYSNRDVDEKIVYELLENANWAPTHGMTEPWRFTVFSGDARNRLAEFMTDTYKSLTTEETFKQKKYDGMRENAIGAPVVIAIGMKRQASEKISLLDELLAVACAVQNMHLTATAHGLGGFWSTNLVATSIPMRDFIGLGENDQALGLFYLGYPKGDWPESSRGAMADKVRWVRD; this is encoded by the coding sequence ATGCTCTCTGTTAGCCAAGTGATTCGTGACCGACGGACGATCAAACCGACACAGTATTCCAATCGCGATGTCGATGAGAAAATCGTCTACGAACTGCTCGAAAACGCGAATTGGGCACCGACGCATGGAATGACCGAGCCTTGGCGTTTCACCGTGTTCAGCGGCGATGCGCGAAATCGACTGGCCGAGTTCATGACCGATACCTACAAGAGCTTGACGACCGAGGAAACATTCAAGCAAAAGAAGTACGATGGGATGCGAGAGAATGCGATCGGTGCTCCAGTCGTCATCGCGATTGGCATGAAACGCCAAGCGAGCGAAAAGATCTCGCTGCTGGACGAGTTGTTGGCCGTCGCTTGCGCCGTGCAAAACATGCACTTAACCGCAACGGCTCATGGGCTGGGTGGCTTTTGGTCGACCAACCTTGTCGCCACCAGCATCCCCATGCGCGACTTTATCGGTCTGGGAGAAAACGACCAAGCCCTTGGTTTGTTTTACCTAGGCTATCCCAAAGGCGATTGGCCGGAGAGTTCTCGCGGGGCAATGGCGGACAAAGTGCGCTGGGTTCGCGATTGA
- a CDS encoding prolyl oligopeptidase family serine peptidase — translation MRCTSACLALLLLITSVVADGPRDNVADNVRAVPPVGIELSEADRNELDGGLTELNAKIEQLHQSKELRVQSLIPDVEIFSRAIRDAIAHRELFHKNDIGKARQVLAEGHARADALKNGNAPWTTQTGLVVRGFRSHIDDTVQPYGVVVPETYEFSGASEYRTDIWLHGRGERSTESLFIHERMNRVGQISPANTLVVHPYGRYSNAFKFAGEIDVLEALAHAKSQYRMDENRISMRGFSMGGAGCWQFAVHYPSQFFAATPGAGFSETPEFLKSFQGETLTPTWYEKKLWQLYDCTGYTANLLNLPTIAYSGELDIQKQAADIMEQAMGEQGLKLTHLIGPQTKHAIHPDSLKRIESKLANLAIHGRDRAPTSIDFTTYTLRYNRSFWLTIDELAEHWKRASVSATMSGSENAIRLTVDGVRGIQMDLDAGDAPFDLRQPVQIEIVESNANDGSETATNQQILVGPRPESDRSWRCQIHRVGDQWKIGPRPASTDVQKRHGLQGPIDDAFMDRFIIVAPSGKGLHPETDAWAKSELDHLVREWRRQFRGDAIVKKDTEISDQDIATSHLIVFGDPTSNLFLNSIHNELPITWSKDECSLRAGEDDNRFDAKHHAPVMIYPNPKNPNRYVVVNSGFTYREYAYLNNARQVPKLPDWAIIDIRTPADSLWPGKVVEAGFFDEAWKVK, via the coding sequence ATGCGATGCACCTCCGCCTGTTTGGCCCTCTTGCTACTGATCACCTCGGTTGTGGCCGATGGCCCCCGCGATAACGTTGCCGACAACGTCCGTGCGGTTCCCCCGGTGGGAATTGAACTTAGCGAGGCCGATCGAAACGAACTCGATGGCGGATTGACAGAGCTAAATGCAAAAATCGAGCAGCTTCACCAATCAAAAGAGTTGCGAGTGCAATCGCTGATTCCGGATGTCGAGATTTTCTCGCGTGCGATCCGCGATGCGATTGCGCACCGCGAACTGTTTCATAAAAACGACATTGGCAAAGCTCGCCAAGTGCTAGCCGAAGGACACGCTCGTGCCGACGCACTCAAAAACGGCAACGCTCCCTGGACCACGCAAACCGGCTTGGTCGTCCGAGGATTTCGATCGCATATCGACGACACCGTCCAGCCCTACGGTGTGGTGGTCCCCGAGACGTATGAATTCAGCGGAGCGAGCGAGTATCGAACCGACATTTGGTTACACGGACGCGGCGAACGGTCGACCGAGTCGCTTTTCATTCACGAACGGATGAACCGTGTCGGACAAATCTCGCCCGCCAACACACTCGTCGTGCATCCCTACGGTCGCTACAGCAACGCGTTTAAATTCGCCGGCGAAATCGATGTGCTCGAAGCCCTGGCCCACGCCAAGTCGCAATATCGCATGGATGAAAACCGCATCAGCATGCGTGGATTCTCGATGGGCGGGGCAGGGTGCTGGCAATTCGCCGTCCACTATCCCAGCCAATTTTTTGCCGCTACGCCGGGCGCCGGTTTCTCAGAGACCCCTGAATTCTTGAAATCGTTCCAGGGCGAAACACTGACACCAACTTGGTACGAGAAAAAGCTGTGGCAACTGTATGACTGTACCGGGTACACCGCAAACCTGCTCAATTTGCCAACCATCGCGTACAGCGGCGAACTGGATATTCAAAAACAGGCCGCCGACATCATGGAACAAGCGATGGGCGAGCAAGGACTGAAGCTAACACACCTGATTGGCCCCCAAACCAAGCACGCCATCCACCCCGATTCGCTGAAGAGGATCGAAAGCAAACTTGCGAACCTTGCCATCCACGGACGCGACCGGGCGCCCACGTCAATCGACTTCACTACCTATACGCTGCGTTACAACCGTTCGTTTTGGTTGACCATCGATGAACTGGCCGAGCACTGGAAACGGGCGAGCGTCAGCGCCACTATGTCCGGTTCCGAAAATGCGATTCGCTTGACGGTCGACGGCGTTCGTGGGATCCAAATGGACCTCGATGCAGGGGACGCCCCGTTTGATCTTCGCCAACCGGTGCAAATCGAGATCGTTGAATCCAACGCCAACGATGGCAGCGAAACGGCGACGAACCAACAAATTCTGGTGGGCCCGCGTCCGGAATCCGACCGATCATGGCGATGCCAAATTCATCGCGTGGGCGATCAATGGAAAATCGGTCCCCGTCCCGCGTCGACTGACGTCCAAAAGCGACACGGATTGCAAGGCCCGATTGATGATGCGTTCATGGATCGATTTATCATCGTCGCCCCCAGCGGCAAAGGACTTCACCCCGAGACCGATGCGTGGGCGAAATCCGAACTGGACCATCTCGTGCGTGAATGGCGACGTCAATTCCGCGGCGATGCGATCGTCAAGAAGGATACCGAAATTAGCGACCAGGATATCGCGACAAGTCATCTGATTGTGTTCGGAGATCCCACGAGCAACTTGTTCCTAAATTCGATCCACAACGAACTTCCCATCACCTGGTCCAAGGACGAATGCAGCCTGAGGGCCGGGGAAGATGACAATCGCTTTGACGCTAAGCATCATGCACCAGTGATGATTTACCCGAATCCTAAAAACCCAAATCGTTACGTGGTCGTCAACAGTGGGTTTACGTATCGCGAGTACGCCTATCTAAACAATGCACGCCAAGTCCCCAAGCTTCCCGATTGGGCAATCATCGACATTCGCACGCCTGCGGACTCGCTATGGCCCGGCAAGGTCGTCGAGGCCGGATTCTTCGACGAAGCTTGGAAGGTAAAGTAG